From Triticum aestivum cultivar Chinese Spring chromosome 4A, IWGSC CS RefSeq v2.1, whole genome shotgun sequence, a single genomic window includes:
- the LOC123085861 gene encoding zinc finger protein CONSTANS-LIKE 13 isoform X2: MDMGQDERQDPELPAMEKELSADAVACDYCSGPQSVVYCRADSARLCLPCDRHVHAANAVCSRHLRAPLCAACRATGAVFRHGGPEFLCSNCDFGRSRDGELPLHDRCTVQGYTGRPSAHDLAALLGVPDLDKPSAGKADDGWWAIWEEPQVFSLEDLIVPTTSCHSFQPLVTPSSPKNSPEGKTNDEVIRQLRELAEVDMGGGQITPREEAEQAAHQLPSWTESQHTTGNGDFGTDNSHEVATMPTPGYENGGWNNNDCHALKDDCKTEYEQEQAPANSAEACLSLFVQMSELCPSMSNGGMMDDSQQANPGIGMPMQAFPKRSGFDVVAGLDRDIVISRYKEKRRTRRFDKQVRYESRKARADSRLRIKGRFAKANQS, translated from the exons ATGGACATGGGTCAAGACGAGCGCCAGGATCCAGAGCTGCCGGCCATGGAGAAGGAGCTCTCTGCCGACGCGGTAGCCTGCGACTACTGCAGCGGCCCACAGTCGGTGGTGTACTGCCGGGCCGACAGCGCCAGGCTCTGCCTGCCGTGCGACCGCCACGTGCACGCCGCCAACGCGGTCTGCTCCCGCCACCTGCGCGCTCCGCTCTGCGCCGCATGCCGCGCCACCGGGGCCGTCTTCCGCCACGGCGGCCCCGAATTCCTCTGCTCCAACTGCGACTTCGGGAGGAGCAGGGACGGCGAGCTGCCGCTGCACGACCGCTGTACAGTCCAGGGGTACACGGGACGACCCTCGGCGCACGACCTCGCTGCTCTTCTCGGGGTCCCCGACTTGGACAAGCCCTCGGCCGGCAAAGCCGACGACGGTTGGTGGGCCATCTGGGAGGAGCCCCAGGTGTTCAGCCTGGAGGATCTCATCGTGCCCACCACTTCTTGCCATAGCTTCCAGCCCCTCGTCACGCCGTCCTCGCCCAAG AACTCACCCGAAGGAAAGACGAACGATGAGGTCATACGGCAGTTACGTGAGCTCGCGGAGGTGGACATGGGCGGCGGTCAGATAACACCTCGTGAGGAGGCAGAGCAAGCTGCTCATCAGTTGCCTTCCTGGACAGAGTCACAGCACACCACTGGAAATGGCGATTTCGGCACAGATAACAGCCATGAGGTTGCAACCATGCCAACCCCTGGTTATGAG AACGGCGGATGGAACAACAACGATTGTCATGCCCTAAAAGATGACTGCAAGACCGAGTATGAACAGGAGCAGGCTCCAGCAAACTCAGCTGAAGCATGCTTGTCATTGTTTGTTCAGATGTCAGAACTTTGCCCCAGCATGAGCAATGGTGGCATGATGGACGATAGCCAGCAGGCAAATCCTGGTATTGGCATGCCAATGCAAGCTTTCCCCAAAAGAAGTGGCTTTGATGTTGTTGCTGGCCTTGACCGCGACATTGTCATTTCCCGCTATAAAGAAAAGAGGAGGACAAGGAG atttgacaAACAGGTGCGATATGAGTCCCGCAAAGCTCGTGCGGACAGCAGGTTGAGAATCAAGGGCCGTTTTGCAAAGGCAAATCAGAGTTAA
- the LOC123085861 gene encoding zinc finger protein CONSTANS-LIKE 13 isoform X1 gives MDMGQDERQDPELPAMEKELSADAVACDYCSGPQSVVYCRADSARLCLPCDRHVHAANAVCSRHLRAPLCAACRATGAVFRHGGPEFLCSNCDFGRSRDGELPLHDRCTVQGYTGRPSAHDLAALLGVPDLDKPSAGKADDGWWAIWEEPQVFSLEDLIVPTTSCHSFQPLVTPSSPKIQNSPEGKTNDEVIRQLRELAEVDMGGGQITPREEAEQAAHQLPSWTESQHTTGNGDFGTDNSHEVATMPTPGYENGGWNNNDCHALKDDCKTEYEQEQAPANSAEACLSLFVQMSELCPSMSNGGMMDDSQQANPGIGMPMQAFPKRSGFDVVAGLDRDIVISRYKEKRRTRRFDKQVRYESRKARADSRLRIKGRFAKANQS, from the exons ATGGACATGGGTCAAGACGAGCGCCAGGATCCAGAGCTGCCGGCCATGGAGAAGGAGCTCTCTGCCGACGCGGTAGCCTGCGACTACTGCAGCGGCCCACAGTCGGTGGTGTACTGCCGGGCCGACAGCGCCAGGCTCTGCCTGCCGTGCGACCGCCACGTGCACGCCGCCAACGCGGTCTGCTCCCGCCACCTGCGCGCTCCGCTCTGCGCCGCATGCCGCGCCACCGGGGCCGTCTTCCGCCACGGCGGCCCCGAATTCCTCTGCTCCAACTGCGACTTCGGGAGGAGCAGGGACGGCGAGCTGCCGCTGCACGACCGCTGTACAGTCCAGGGGTACACGGGACGACCCTCGGCGCACGACCTCGCTGCTCTTCTCGGGGTCCCCGACTTGGACAAGCCCTCGGCCGGCAAAGCCGACGACGGTTGGTGGGCCATCTGGGAGGAGCCCCAGGTGTTCAGCCTGGAGGATCTCATCGTGCCCACCACTTCTTGCCATAGCTTCCAGCCCCTCGTCACGCCGTCCTCGCCCAAG ATCCAGAACTCACCCGAAGGAAAGACGAACGATGAGGTCATACGGCAGTTACGTGAGCTCGCGGAGGTGGACATGGGCGGCGGTCAGATAACACCTCGTGAGGAGGCAGAGCAAGCTGCTCATCAGTTGCCTTCCTGGACAGAGTCACAGCACACCACTGGAAATGGCGATTTCGGCACAGATAACAGCCATGAGGTTGCAACCATGCCAACCCCTGGTTATGAG AACGGCGGATGGAACAACAACGATTGTCATGCCCTAAAAGATGACTGCAAGACCGAGTATGAACAGGAGCAGGCTCCAGCAAACTCAGCTGAAGCATGCTTGTCATTGTTTGTTCAGATGTCAGAACTTTGCCCCAGCATGAGCAATGGTGGCATGATGGACGATAGCCAGCAGGCAAATCCTGGTATTGGCATGCCAATGCAAGCTTTCCCCAAAAGAAGTGGCTTTGATGTTGTTGCTGGCCTTGACCGCGACATTGTCATTTCCCGCTATAAAGAAAAGAGGAGGACAAGGAG atttgacaAACAGGTGCGATATGAGTCCCGCAAAGCTCGTGCGGACAGCAGGTTGAGAATCAAGGGCCGTTTTGCAAAGGCAAATCAGAGTTAA